In the Lates calcarifer isolate ASB-BC8 unplaced genomic scaffold, TLL_Latcal_v3 _unitig_2388_quiver_862, whole genome shotgun sequence genome, ctttggttcagaccaaactgaaaagtcctaagattcagataaaaaagggaaggtgtgaaagcacccttagaaacaaacctttctttgtgttcacgTTCATGTTGTTCACACCGTCGGCAGCTGGGTTTCATGGTTTCTTCATTCCTAAGCCTTTTCCAGTACAGAAGAACTACAtttgttatcagtttattataatttgGGATGAACTGACAAGCAGAGAATCAGACAGGAACTATCTGATGTATTAAAGAGTGAGCTCTCCTGTCCCTTcatccaaacagaaataaaagaacatatgtgagagcaaatgtacatttaaaaaaacctgtaatatgattgatttgacatttccatgtcaacctataaagtaaatctgaattcataatttcagctctttgtatgtacagtacctgtctttgactgatttcagttcttcatctttctgtttcagagcagatctgtggaggaaaaattcagtctatgaaaaagcttcatgttgttactgaacacatgaaaacTCATCAACTGAACTAAAGTTCGTGTCAACAAACTTGATGTTAAATCTCTAGACTGATAGGTCAGTGTTCTGGTAAAGTAATGAAACTACAATGAAATGgactttttaaacatgttacatttAACAAGTTTCATCTCAACTACACAAACTGTCAACTTAAACATctgtaaatttaaagtctgtttcattaCTCTATTAAAAGTTACcttaagaaaaatactgaccttgcctcatgaagtttctcttcataaaatgttttgatctcAGCCGGCGTTTTACTAACTGGGATATTCTTTGTGTCTCCTGTGACTGAAACAGCCAGTTCAGTTGCCATTCTgtaccaacagagacacaatcaGAAAATGAGTAAGAATGTTCATTATTAACCATTTGGTTTTTCAAGAGGCCCCTGTAGACTCTGTGGTTTTGAGCTGTTCCAGATCAAAGTTGACAATCATGAGAAACATGTTCAAATCTTTTATCTTCAATCCAAAATAGTGATCCTTGATCACAGTGATAAACAAGTCCACCAACGTCAAACTGGACTTTGTAGTTTCAGAtctttgcatgtacagtacctgtctctgaatgatttcagttcttcctctttttgtttcagagcagatctgtggaggaaaaattcagagtgtgaaaaagcttcatgttgttactgaacacatgaagaagcatcaactgaactaaagttagcatcagtggtttaacacactgaatcagcaggttagttatttacagtgtattacagggctgttgtgttggattgctttgtattgtacaggtctgactgtgtccacactctgtgttcaagcttcaggaaatttaaagtctgtttcacgtctcattaaaagttcacttcagaaaaatactgaccttgcctcctgaagtttctctttgtaaaatgtttccatctcagtcatgctgtgttaaaaacatcatcagtgtttagtctgattaaaacacttcagaacttggattgattatttaaatcactgattCTGTCAACTTGATACTTGCTGGATTGTTTTGGTCCTTTGGTCTGAggaacctttcacacctgctacTTTGGTTtagaccaaactgaaaagtcctaagattcagataaaaaagggaaggtgtgaaagcacccttagaaacaaacctttctttgtgttcacgTTCATGTTGTTCACACCGTCGGCAGCTGGGTTTCATGGTTTCTTCATTCCTAAGCCTTTTCCAGTACAGAAGAACTACAtttgttatcagtttattataatttgGGATGAACTGACAAGCAGAGAATCAGACAGGAACTATCTGATGTATTAAAGAGTGAGCTCTCCTGTCCCTTcatccaaacagaaataaaagaacatatgtgagagcaaatgtacatttaaaaaaacctgtaatatgattgatttgacatttccatgtcaacctataaagtaaatctgaattcataatttcagctctttgtatgtacagtacctgtctttgactgatttcagttcttcatctttctgtttcagagcagatctgtggaggaaaaaatcAGTCtatgaaaaagcttcatgttgttactgaacacatgaaaacTCATCAGCTGAACTAAAGTTCGTGTCAACAAACTTGATGTTAAATCTCTAGACTGATAGGTCAGTGTTCTGGTAAAGTAATGAAACTACAATGAAATGgactttttaaacatgttacatttAACAAGTTTCATCTCAACTACACAAACTGTCAACTTAAACATctgtaaatttaaagtctgtttcattaCTCTATTAAAAGTTACcttaagaaaaatactgaccttgcctcatgaagtttctcttcataaaatgttttgatctcAGCCGGCGTTTTACTAACTGGGATATTCTTTGTGTCTCCTGTGACTGAAACAGCCAGTTCAGTTGCCATTCTgtaccaacagagacacaatcaGAAAATGAGTAAGAATGTTCATTATTAACCATTTGGTTTTTCAAGAGGCCCCTGTAGACTCTGACtcatgaagtttctctttgtaaaatgtttcaatctcagtcatgctgtgttaaaaacatcatcagtgtttagtctgattaaaacacttcagaacttggattgattatttaaatcactgattCTGCAACTTGATACTTGCTGGATTGTTTTGGTCCTTTGGTCTGAggaacctttcacacctgctactttggttcagaccaaactgaaaagtcctaagattcagataaaaaagggaaggtgtgaaagcacccttagaaacaaacctttctttgtgttcacgTTCATGTTGTTCACACCGTCGGCAGCTGGGTTTCATGGTTTCTTCATTCCTAAGCCTTTTCCAGTACAGAAGAACTACAtttgttatcagtttattataatttgGGATGAACTGACAAGCAGAGAATCAGACAGGAACTATCTGATGTATTAAAGAGTGAGCTCTCCTGTCCCTTcatccaaacagaaataaaagaacatatgtgagagcaaatgtacatttaaaaaaacctgtaatatgattgatttgacatttccatgtcaacctataaagtaaatctgaattcataatttcagctctttgtatgtacagtacctgtctttgactgatttcagttcttcatctttctgtttcagagcagatctgtggaggaaaaattcagtctatgaaaaagcttcatgttgttactgaacacatgaaaacTCATCAACTGAACTAAAGTTCGTGTCAACAAACTTGATGTTAAATCTCTAGACTGATAGGTCAGTGTTCTGGTAAAGTAATGAAACTACAATGAAATGgactttttaaacatgttacatttAACAAGTTTCATCTCAACTACACAAACTGTCAACTTAAACATctgtaaatttaaagtctgtttcattaCTCTATTAAAAGTTACcttaagaaaaatactgaccttgcctcatgaagtttctcttcataaaatgttttgatctcAGCCGGCGTTTTACTAACTGGGATATTCTTTGTGTCTCCTGTGACTGAAACAGCCAGTTCAGTTGCCATTCTgtaccaacagagacacaatcaGAAAATGAGTAAGAATGTTCATTATTAACCATCTGGTTTTTCAAGAGGCCCCTGTAGACTCTGTGGTTTTGAGCTGTTCCAGATCAAAGTTGACAATCATGAGAAACATGTTCAAATCTTTTATCTTCAATCCAAAATAGTGATCCTTGATCACAGTGATAAACAAGTCCACCAACGTCAAACTGGACTTTGTAGTTTCAGAtctttgcatgtacagtacctgtctctgaatgatttcagttcttcctctttttgtttcagagcagatctgtggaggaaaaattcagagtgtgaaaaagcttcatgttgttactgaacacatgatgaagcatcaactgaactaaagttagcatcagtggtttaacacactgaatcagcaggttagttatttacagtgtattacagggctgttgtgttggattgctttgtattgtacaggtctgactgtgtccacactctgtgttcaagcttcaggaaatttaaagtctgtttcacgtctcattaaaagttcacttcagaaaaatactgaccttgcctcctgaagtttctctttgtaaaatgtttccatctcagtcatgctgtgttaaaaacatcatcagtgtttagtctgattaaaacacttcagaacTCATTATGTAAATCACTGATTCTGACACTTGATACTTGCAGGATTGttgattttgaaaatgtctgttaaTCATTTGGAGAAATACTTTTATGGTGTTTTAACTCCTGA is a window encoding:
- the LOC108892728 gene encoding golgin subfamily A member 6-like protein 22; its protein translation is MTEMETFYKEILHKARSALKQKEEELKSFRDRMATELAVSVTGDTKNIPVSKTPAEIKTFYEEKLHEARSALKRKDEELKSVKNSKRLKNEEGVKSSFRRCEQHECEHKESMTEMETFYKEKLQEARSALKQKEEELKSFRDRMATELAVSVTGDTKNIPVSKTPAEIKTFYEEKLHEARSALKQKDEELKSVKDRLRNEETMKPSCRRCEQHEREHKERMATELAVSVTGDTKNIPVSKTPAEIKTFYEEKLHEARSALKQKDEELKSVKDRLRNEETMKPSCRRCEQHEREHKESMTEMETFYKEKLQEARSALKQKEEELKSFRDRMATELAVSVTGDTKNIPVSKTPAEIKTFYEEKLHEARSALKQKDEELKSVKDRLRNEETMKPSCRRCEQHEREHKERFVSKGAFTPSLFYLNLRTFQFGLNQSSRCERFLRPKDQNLVRPKEVVSA